A region of the Kribbella sp. NBC_01245 genome:
CCACGTCGCGCACCTGGGCGTCGATCAGCTCGATCGCACTGCTCCACCCCGGCCGGCGAGCGGCAACTCTCTCCGCGGTCATCGTCTCCCCCGTCTGCTCGGGCCTCCCCAGCGCCTGACGGGTACATCCTCTCAGTGACCACCCCTCTACAGCCAGTCACGATCGCCACCCTGTGGATAACCCTCCCGTCACCCAACATCCGGAGAACCACCTTGGGCGGCTCTCCGGACGGGTGGGTGGCGCTATTTCGCCGGCTTGGCCGGGGGGTTGAGGATGGCGAGGGCTGGGGCCCAGGCGGGTTTGCGGGCCATGGTGGTGAGTTGCTCGACCGTGTACGGCGGGAGAGCGCGGGTCTTGGGGCTGTCCTTCTCGTCGACGGAGTTGAAGGCCATAATGTTCACCCTGAGCCCGTCTGGGCGATAGACCTCAACGCTGTTCGCGACGACGCCTACGTCTCGCGGGTCACCCGGCCCGTAGCTCGGTTCGAGCTTCCTCGAGACCACCAAGGTGCCGTCGGCCAGCTTCCGGCAGGACGCGGGAAGGTCGTCGTCCGTGCAGTTCTTCAAGCTGTGCCGCGCGATCATCGCGTTGACCTCGGCTAGGCCACCGCCATCGTCGATCGTCCAGCTGCCGCCGTTGAAGTCGCCCTTTTCCCCCCAGACGTGCGGGTCGCTGGTCTTGACCTCAGCAGGCAGCACCTTCCGCAAGGTATTGAGGGCGAACCTCGGCTGCCAGGGTTTGGTCGTCGGCTTGGTGGCAGTCGGCCGAGGCGTGGGCTTGGCGGTCGTCTGGCCCGCCACCTGCACCCCACCAGGGGCGGTGTTGCCCGGGCCGATGGACTGGACGGCGACCGCGAAGCCCGCCGTGGCGATCACTGCGCCGGCGGCTGCCGCGGAGACCAGCACGGTACGGCGGCGGCGCATTCGCAGGCCCTGAGCCATTCCACGCTGGACCAGATCGGGTGATTCGGGTGCGAGGCCGTCGGTGGCCCGGCGCATCAGGTCGGAGATGTCGGTCATGGTCTTCCCTCTGTCATCAGGTCTGGTCAGGAGAGGCTGAGGTGGAAGGCATCCGCACCGAGCACGTCGCGCAGCTTGGTCAGGGCGCGGGAGGTGCGGTTGCGGATGGCGCCGGAGCTCTTGCCGAGATCACGCGCGACCTGTTCGACGCTGCGATCTTCGAAGAACCGCAGCACCAGCACGGCACGATCCAGCGGGCTGAGCTCGGCCAGCGCGGCCTGCAGGGATACCCGCAGGGCCTGATCGACCTCACCACTCGCCTGTTCCGGCAGCTCCGCGGTTGGCCGCTCGGTCGAACTCCGCCGCCGCCGCTGGGTGATGAAGGTCCGGGCCAGTACGGTCTGCGCGTAGGCTCCCGGGTTCTCCACCCGGTCGATGCCCTTCCACGCCCGGAACATGCGCGCCAGCGTCTCCTGCACCAGGTCCTCGGCCTGATGGCGGTCACCGGTCAGCAACCAGGCCGTACGGAAGAGCTGCGGTGTTCTCGCCACCGCGAACTCCTCGAAGTCCGTCGTCGGTCTCATCGGCGCCTCTCCGTCGGGGTCTTACAACCCCTTAGACGCCATGAACCCCGAAATGTGTCACACCAAAGATCAGCGGTGGACGAGGGTGTGCTCGAAGGCGTAGCGCGACGCCCGGAACAGGTGGGAGCCGTACTCCACCGCGCGGCCGTGGTCGTCGTACGTGATGCGGGTGGTGGCCAGGAGCGGTGCGCCGGGCTGTTCGCCGAGGAGGCGGGCCTGTTCGGCGGTCGCGGGCAGGGCCGAGATGGTCTGGTGGGCCACCTTCAACCGGACGCCTTCCGCGCGGAGCAACTCGTAAAGGCCGTTGGCGGCGAGGGTGGCGGCGTCGGTGTCGAGCACCTCGGTCGGCAGCCAGTTCCGCATGATGGCGAGCGGTTCGCCATCGGCGCGGCGCAGACGCTCGATCCGCAGGACCCGGTCGCCCTGTTCGCATTGCAGGGCTGTCGCCACGTCCGCGGTAGCGCCGACCGGCCCGAGCCAGAGCACTTCGGTCTCGGGTTTGCGGTTGGTCGCGGCCAGGTCGTCGTACAAGCTCGTGAGTTCGAGCGAACGGCGGACCTGGCCGGCATTGCCGACGACCTGGGTGCCGACACCGCGCTTGCGCACCAGCAGACCCTGGTCGACCAGCCGGGCGATGGCCTGGCGAACCGTTGGACGGCTC
Encoded here:
- a CDS encoding GntR family transcriptional regulator, producing MNTVQVTVDRSSRTPLHVQLAQQLEAAITGGDLPVGSRLSNEVDLAEAYGLSRPTVRQAIARLVDQGLLVRKRGVGTQVVGNAGQVRRSLELTSLYDDLAATNRKPETEVLWLGPVGATADVATALQCEQGDRVLRIERLRRADGEPLAIMRNWLPTEVLDTDAATLAANGLYELLRAEGVRLKVAHQTISALPATAEQARLLGEQPGAPLLATTRITYDDHGRAVEYGSHLFRASRYAFEHTLVHR
- a CDS encoding SigE family RNA polymerase sigma factor gives rise to the protein MRPTTDFEEFAVARTPQLFRTAWLLTGDRHQAEDLVQETLARMFRAWKGIDRVENPGAYAQTVLARTFITQRRRRSSTERPTAELPEQASGEVDQALRVSLQAALAELSPLDRAVLVLRFFEDRSVEQVARDLGKSSGAIRNRTSRALTKLRDVLGADAFHLSLS